ttaagattatatttttatcggaatatatttgcataattttaaatcataatattttctaaaactcataaatatttcttaataaagaaacaagatttatatttttatgcgccgctaaaaaatataaaacatttatttacaaatcgtatgattttgaaaagaaaatccaGAACAATATTTGcgtcttttgaatattttatcaaaatcaaTAGCAACTTTTTAAAAACGTGTAGGATAGGTGAAATcgatttgaattaaaaaaaaaactatacgctagatcaattctagtttagttcttgtaagttctgttctgttctagttttgctctagttcagtcctagtttagttctagttcagttctagttcagttcgagttctgttctagttctgttctagtcctgttctagttctgttctagttctgttctagttgtgttctagttgtgttctagttctagttctgttctagttctgttctagttctgttctagttctcttctagttctgttctagttctgttctagttctgttctatttctgttctatttctattctagttctgttctagttctgttctagttctgttctagttctgttctatttctgttctatttctattctagttctgttctagttctgttctagttctgttctagttctgttctagttctgttctagttctgttctgttctagttctgttctagttctgttctagttctgttctagttctgttctagttctgttctagttctgttctagttctgttctagttctgttctagttctgttctagttctgttctagttctgttctagttctgttctagttctgttctagttctgttctagttctgttctagttctgttctagttctgttctagttctgttcaagttctgttctagttctattctagttctgttctagttcttttctaaatctgtactagttctagttctgttctagttctgttctagttctgttctagttatgttctagttctgttctagttctgttctagttctgttctagttctgttctagttctgttctaNNNNNNNNNNNNNNNNNNNNNNNNNNNNNNNNNNNNNNNNNNNNNNNNNNNNNNNNNNNNNNNNNNNNNNNNNNNNNNNNNNNNNNNNNNNNNNNNNNNNCTATAGTTTggtccgtagtctagtctatagtctagtctatagtcttgtctatagtccagtctatggtccagtctaaagtctagtctacagtctagtctaaagtccagcatttagtctagtctacagtgtaatctttagtctagtctaaagtctggtctatagtttggtccgtagtctagtttatagtctagtctatattctagtctatattctagtctatagtctagtctatagtctagtctatagtctagtctatagtctagtctatagtctagtctatagtctagtctatagtctatactctggtctataatctagtctaaagtcttgtctatagtcttctctatagtttagtctatagtctagtctatagtcttgtttataggcttgtctttagtgtagtctatagtctagtctatattctagtctatagtttagtctaatctatagtaaagtctatagccTCTAGTTTGTCGTctactctagtctgtagtcgGGTTTAGATTTCAGCATTTAGTTTAATATACAGTAATTGTAgacatagtctagactatagtttagtatttaAGCTATTTGATAGTGTgaactctagtctagtctacagttaagtcttttgtctattatatagtatagtttatatatttagtcctttttaagtttttctataaagaaatttaaaaattcagagGTAGCGATAATTTTGAACgtcttaattaaaatgaaaactatgAACACTGTCATTtgcttgtattttatttatttttgtatattgattttatcgatttttatagtttttatatggtttattaagttataaatagttttatatttatatattgaaaGTTCTTCttgctaaaatatataaatatttagaatgtTTCACATAGTTCTAgaacgtttatatatgtatatgggtaTTTATATaccatttaagtttttttttcagaatttttaataactatcACAGATTAATGATACTTACACAAACAAGAAAcagtgataaatttttttttatatatagatttttgttttataatttagtagataatcattttagaatttaaatattttctttttaatataaaatggagAACTAATAAACGATAATTAAAgttatactttaaaatatttagatttaaattgACATTCTAAATTGAAAACTAATGGCATATTGTGAACAGAAATAACCCCTAATAGGAAAacatttggaatttttaaaacaatttctatttaattttgaatattactattcttttatctttatattcacctgatttaataagaaattaatattttttgacaaaaaatattatttgtgttcaataattttgtaaaagaatCCGTTTTAGAAGGACACAAATGACAGCCTTAAAAGTCAAATTTTAGATAAACATCCAGCTCATTcaaataaaaaccttaaaaaagaatataaattatattaataacaacATGTATTTTATCAATACAATCAGAAGGTTCATGTAAAAGCTAAAAAGTTTGATAAATTGTGCAattaactagaacataactacaattgaactagaactgaactagaactggactagaacagaactagaacagaactagaacagaactagaacagaactagaacagaactagaacagaactagaacagaactagaacagaactagaacagaactagaacagagctagaacatacctaaaactgaactagaactgaactacaaccaaactagaactgaactaaatctgaagtaaaactgaagtATAGTCTTTTATCTAGtacatagcctagtctatagtctatagtcaagttcaTAGTTTAGGTTTTTATTCTgatctagaactagaacagaactagaacagaactagaacagaactagaacagaactagaagagaactagaacagaactagagcagaactagaacagaactagaacagaacaagaacagaactagaacagaactagaacagaactagaacagaactagaacagaactagaacagaactagaacagaactagaacagaactagaacagaactagaacagaactagaacagaactagaacagagctagaacatacctaaaactgaactagaactgaactacaaccaaactagaactgaactaaatctgaagtaaaactgaagtATAGTCTTTTATCTAGtacatagcctagtctatagtctatagtcaagttcaTAGTTTAGGTTTTtattctgatctatagtctattctatagtctagttaactctgggctacagtctagtctttagtctgacctactagtctattctatagtctaatataagGTCTATTATAGTTTAGtgtttaatctagtctatagtctagtctatagcatagtctataatctagtctatagtctagtgtatagtctagtctataatctagtctatagtccagtctatagtctagtcgatagtctagtctatagtctagtctatagtgtagtctattgtctagtctatagtgtagtgtattgtctagtctttagtctagtctgttgtctagtttatagtcaagtatatagtctagtttatagtttagtctatagtctagtctatagtctagtctatagtctagtctatagtctagtctatagtctagtcNNNNNNNNNNNNNNNNNNNNNNNNNNNNNNNNNNNNNNNNNNNNNNNNNNNNNNNNNNNNNNNNNNNNNNNNNNNNNNNNNNNNNNNNNNNNNNNNNNNNttctaattctgttctagttctgttctagttctgttctagttctgttctagttctgttctagttctgttctagttctgttctagttctgttccagttctgttctagttcggttctagttttgttctagttcttggctttaaaatagactaaatatagataaaagaataaaatacataatagtaaattaatttttttttaattatttttaatattccaGGACGCACCCAGGAAATTTTGCAACGCCAAAAAGAAAAACGTGATAAATTGGCAGCCGCTCTGCGTAATTATAAAAAACGTTTGGGCAATGTAgaacaagaaataaatttacttacTGGGACAATACCTACACAGGGTCTATCCGAAAGACTGGATgaggaaataataaaattgaggAGAGATTGTCAAGACATGCTTAGAAGTAGTAAGTGTGAAGGCTGctgttcaaaacaaaaataataatttctaataatttattttaaaattaaaaaggtaaCCCATTTACACAACCGCCATTACAACAGGAACTAGCAATAGATCATCAGCCGCAACAAAGGCATCCACAACCTCAACCATTCCCAAGACAAAGAATGACACGTCCGCCGCCAAGGCCACCACCACCACGTCAAACTAGTCTAGATATAATACAACATCATAGTCAAACATCAACGCCACATACACCACCTGCCGCTTCTTTACCAAATCTTAATTTCTATAATCcaccacaacagcaacaacaaaatcacaACAATTCTTTAACAATACCTTCATATTATCACCAGCAATCGGCTGCTTTGAACAGCAATCATTTGTATACAGATCACAGTAATTTCGTTAATCAAGAACCTATAGACGATGGTAGTGAAGAGGAGTATGAAGAAGTGATTGAACAGCCCTGGGAGTGCAGTATGTGTACATTCCGTAATCATCCACAATTGAATATTTGCGAGGCGTGTGAGAACGTTAGAATACCTGGTAGGCTAACAAATTTATCTCGTGCTAGATCGGCCACAAACTGTACTAACATAGCAGGTGCAGCAGCACGTTCACCAGCAGGCACAGCCTTACAAGTCTCTGGTTCCTCACCTAATTTGGGTCTATCGCGTACACCTGCTGGCTCTAGCAATACCCTTAATAATAGCAATAGCGGTAGCAGAAATGCCTTAAATACTGCTACTGTCAATTTAGAGCATGATACTAATCTTGTGCAACAACAGTTACAACATTATGCTTTGCATACTTAATTGCGTTTTTTATTGTGtatgaaatattgttatttttttttataaatttttattaattaatctacttttttttactaattatgtttaaaaaaaaatttactttttttgctttattttactgttacttttgttttatgttaatttaataataatggcATGTTAAGCAGAATTAACCCTTAATAATTAATGTTAACATTTCGAAGTACATTTTAGGGCacacatttaaatgttaaagttggcaaaattgtgtaaattttttataagctaaactaaagactagctagaataaactatagactacacaatgtcatagtctagactaaagactagactatagcctagattgtagacaagactttagactagactatagaccagactatagactagactataaactagactatagactagactatagaatagactatagactagactatagaatagaatatagactagactatagactagactatagactagactatagactagactatagactagactatagactagactatagactagactatagactagactataggctagactatagaatagactatagactagactattgactagactatagactggactatagactagaatttagactagactatatactatattatatactagaatatagtctatagactagactatatactagactaatgactagactatataccagactgtagccttgactatagactagattatagaataaaatataggCTAGATTCACACTACATACACTAAAGATTAGACTTTTGACTAtgctaaag
The window above is part of the Lucilia cuprina isolate Lc7/37 chromosome 6, ASM2204524v1, whole genome shotgun sequence genome. Proteins encoded here:
- the LOC124418450 gene encoding velvet complex subunit 2-like → MLRSSNPFTQPPLQQELAIDHQPQQRHPQPQPFPRQRMTRPPPRPPPPRQTSLDIIQHHSQTSTPHTPPAASLPNLNFYNPPQQQQQNHNNSLTIPSYYHQQSAALNSNHLYTDHSNFVNQEPIDDGSEEEYEEVIEQPWECSMCTFRNHPQLNICEACENVRIPGRLTNLSRARSATNCTNIAGAAARSPAGTALQVSGSSPNLGLSRTPAGSSNTLNNSNSGSRNALNTATVNLEHDTNLVQQQLQHYALHT